In Thauera aromatica K172, one DNA window encodes the following:
- the cobJ gene encoding precorrin-3B C(17)-methyltransferase, whose protein sequence is MLSAAIPVSSPPTTTAGKIMLVGLGPGSQAHLTARARAAIAEADTVIGYVTYIRLVAELLEGKEIIRKSMTEELDRAIEALERARRGRKVALISSGDAGVYGMAGPTFEVLFQAGWTPDAEIEVEIVPGASALNTCAALVGAPLTHDFCAISLSDLLTPWPTIARRLDAVAYADFVVALYNPKSGRRAQQIVEAQRLFLRHRRADTPVAIVKSAYRPKQRIEFTTLERMAEADIGMLSTVLIGNSNTFVRDGLMVTPRGYANKYEVAAGERTTLGGEQAGRSLSTGLAGWLETIRASGRSAAELAAEYRLPEDYLAAVLTPSPSSSASG, encoded by the coding sequence ATGCTGAGCGCCGCGATTCCCGTTTCCAGCCCGCCCACCACCACCGCCGGCAAGATCATGCTGGTGGGCCTCGGCCCCGGTAGCCAGGCGCACCTCACCGCACGCGCGCGCGCCGCGATCGCCGAAGCCGACACCGTGATCGGCTACGTCACCTACATCCGCCTCGTCGCCGAGCTGCTCGAAGGCAAGGAGATCATCCGCAAGTCGATGACCGAAGAGCTCGACCGCGCCATCGAAGCCCTCGAGCGTGCGCGCCGGGGGCGCAAGGTGGCGCTGATTTCCTCGGGCGACGCCGGCGTGTACGGCATGGCCGGGCCGACTTTCGAGGTTCTGTTCCAGGCCGGGTGGACGCCGGATGCGGAGATCGAGGTCGAGATCGTGCCCGGCGCCTCGGCGCTCAACACCTGCGCCGCACTGGTCGGCGCGCCGCTGACCCACGACTTCTGCGCAATCTCGCTATCGGACCTGCTCACCCCATGGCCGACGATCGCGCGCCGGCTCGACGCCGTCGCCTACGCCGACTTCGTCGTCGCCCTCTACAACCCCAAGAGCGGCCGCCGCGCCCAGCAGATCGTCGAGGCCCAGCGCCTGTTCCTGCGCCATCGCCGCGCCGACACCCCGGTGGCCATCGTCAAGTCGGCCTACCGGCCCAAGCAGCGCATCGAGTTCACCACCCTGGAACGCATGGCCGAGGCCGACATCGGCATGCTGAGCACGGTGCTGATCGGCAACTCCAACACCTTCGTGCGCGACGGTCTGATGGTGACGCCGCGCGGCTATGCGAACAAGTACGAGGTCGCCGCCGGCGAGCGCACCACGCTGGGGGGCGAGCAGGCCGGGCGCTCGCTGTCGACCGGCCTTGCCGGCTGGCTGGAGACGATCCGTGCGAGCGGCCGCAGCGCCGCCGAGCTCGCCGCCGAATACCGCCTGCCGGAAGATTACCTCGCCGCCGTGCTGACGCCGTCGCCGTCGAGCAGCGCATCCGGCTGA